From a single Candidatus Binatia bacterium genomic region:
- a CDS encoding amidohydrolase family protein: MSYPIISADSHVTEPPETYVDHIDPAWRDRAPRMEHHETLGDVFVVDGLKTPIALGTVAAAGKPAEEIRYTGAKFSELHRGGWDPDARLADQDRDGVAAEVIYPTIGMVLCNHRDFDYKKACFDAYNRWLAQYCSAHPDRLIGIGQTAMRSPQEGIEDLKAIKALGLRGVMMPGVPAVEDYDSPIYDDFWRATVELGLPPSFHILTTREQRPRGPAMNSFLSVIRGCQDIMGTLVLGGVFERVPELRVVCVEADAGWVPHYMYRMDHAYKRHRNWLPPGQKLSKLPSEYFREHIYTTFQDDWVAFRTAHLMNWKRLMWANDFPHSDSTWPWSQEMLREHQADLGDEQREHILSRNVAELYGIDLAALVPRGAA; encoded by the coding sequence GTGAGCTACCCGATCATCTCTGCCGACTCGCACGTCACCGAGCCGCCCGAGACCTACGTCGACCACATCGATCCTGCCTGGCGCGACCGCGCGCCGCGCATGGAGCACCACGAGACGCTCGGCGACGTGTTCGTCGTCGACGGGCTCAAGACGCCGATCGCGCTCGGCACGGTCGCGGCGGCGGGCAAGCCCGCCGAGGAGATCCGCTACACCGGTGCGAAGTTCAGCGAGCTGCATCGCGGCGGCTGGGATCCCGACGCGCGGCTCGCCGATCAGGATCGCGACGGCGTCGCGGCCGAGGTCATCTACCCGACCATCGGCATGGTGCTCTGCAACCACAGAGACTTCGACTACAAGAAGGCCTGCTTCGACGCGTACAACCGCTGGCTCGCGCAGTACTGCTCTGCGCACCCCGATCGCTTGATCGGCATCGGTCAGACGGCGATGCGCTCGCCGCAGGAAGGCATCGAGGATCTGAAGGCGATCAAGGCGCTCGGGCTGCGCGGCGTCATGATGCCCGGCGTGCCGGCGGTCGAGGACTACGACTCTCCGATCTACGACGACTTCTGGCGCGCGACGGTCGAGCTCGGGCTGCCGCCGTCGTTTCACATCCTGACGACGCGCGAGCAGCGTCCGCGCGGTCCGGCGATGAACAGCTTCCTCTCGGTGATCCGCGGCTGCCAGGACATCATGGGCACGCTCGTGCTGGGCGGCGTCTTCGAGCGCGTGCCGGAGCTGCGCGTCGTGTGCGTCGAGGCGGACGCGGGCTGGGTGCCGCACTACATGTATCGGATGGATCACGCCTACAAGCGGCACCGGAACTGGCTGCCGCCGGGTCAGAAGCTCTCGAAGCTCCCGTCCGAGTACTTTCGCGAGCACATCTACACGACGTTCCAGGACGACTGGGTGGCGTTCAGGACCGCGCACCTGATGAACTGGAAGCGCCTCATGTGGGCCAACGACTTCCCGCACAGCGACTCGACGTGGCCGTGGTCGCAGGAGATGCTGCGCGAGCACCAGGCCGATCTCGGCGACGAGCAAAGGGAGCACATCCTGTCGCGCAACGTGGCCGAGCTCTACGGGATCGATCTCGCCGCGCTCGTACCGCGCGGCGCCGCCTGA
- a CDS encoding amidohydrolase family protein produces the protein MPVVDADGHVYESPTALWEFLPAPYAGRATVLGFPLWPTADGFQRGAIHARLGLHKTFDVDARTWLDFLDAAGIASTVLYPTAGLATGLIRDPDWAVALCRAYDDWLAARFLAESPRLGGVALLPLQDPTAAAEELRRAVAELGMVGGVLPAVGLERTLGDPCFDPVWAEAERLDVPLAVHGGPSQGLGLERLRYFAQVHTLAHPFAQMTQLTSVLMSGVLDRFPRLRVAFLEAGVGWVPYLLERMDRAFHVRRFPEYVGGVQREPSSYVRDGRVCFTPEPGESGVPAALAVVGEHGLLFASDFPHEVNLERCRNEIAHLSRREDLTPDVKRNLLAENARRFYRLRAHDVARRAS, from the coding sequence ATGCCTGTCGTCGACGCCGACGGACACGTCTACGAGAGCCCGACCGCGCTCTGGGAGTTCCTGCCGGCGCCGTACGCCGGACGCGCGACCGTGCTCGGCTTTCCCCTGTGGCCGACCGCCGACGGCTTCCAGCGCGGCGCGATCCACGCGCGCCTCGGGCTGCACAAGACGTTCGACGTCGACGCGCGCACCTGGCTCGACTTCCTCGACGCCGCGGGCATCGCGTCGACGGTGCTCTATCCGACCGCCGGTCTCGCGACCGGTCTGATCCGCGACCCGGACTGGGCGGTCGCGCTGTGCCGCGCCTACGACGACTGGCTCGCGGCGCGCTTTCTCGCCGAGAGCCCGCGGCTCGGCGGCGTCGCGCTGCTGCCGCTGCAGGATCCGACCGCGGCGGCCGAAGAGCTGCGTCGGGCGGTGGCGGAGCTCGGCATGGTCGGCGGCGTGCTGCCCGCGGTCGGCCTCGAGCGGACGCTCGGCGATCCGTGCTTCGACCCCGTCTGGGCGGAGGCCGAGCGCCTCGACGTGCCGCTCGCGGTGCACGGCGGACCGTCGCAGGGCCTCGGCCTCGAGCGGCTGCGCTACTTCGCGCAGGTGCACACGCTCGCGCACCCGTTCGCGCAGATGACGCAGCTGACCAGCGTCCTCATGAGCGGCGTCCTCGATCGCTTCCCGCGGCTGCGCGTCGCGTTTCTCGAGGCCGGCGTGGGCTGGGTGCCGTATCTCCTCGAGCGCATGGATCGCGCGTTCCACGTGCGACGCTTTCCGGAGTACGTCGGCGGCGTGCAGCGCGAGCCGAGCAGCTACGTCCGCGACGGCCGCGTGTGCTTCACGCCGGAGCCCGGCGAGTCCGGCGTGCCGGCGGCGCTGGCGGTGGTCGGCGAGCACGGACTGCTGTTCGCCTCGGACTTTCCGCACGAGGTGAACCTCGAGCGCTGCCGCAACGAGATCGCGCACCTCTCGCGCCGCGAGGACTTGACGCCGGATGTCAAGCGCAATCTACTCGCCGAAAACGCGCGGCGCTTCTACCGTCTGCGCGCGCACGACGTCGCGCGCCGCGCGTCGTGA
- a CDS encoding PadR family transcriptional regulator produces the protein MFRFVVLGLLQQSGPGHGYALMKRYRDRAGVQISTGNFYRELQRLMSSGFVGFAAREPDADARRAPYEILDQGRDALVQWIGTPVAPAEAGEDPISSRAMFLDCVPHDAALALIDDWKDALETTRAVLQREHDEACRKSAQSEGFTILPQLLARRLAHVTSDLAFLDQVRAVVDEWHQRGASETRDGGTSSDRRDRGAPRQTAARAGGGSSQQR, from the coding sequence ATGTTTCGCTTCGTGGTTCTGGGGTTGCTGCAGCAGAGCGGCCCGGGTCACGGCTACGCGTTGATGAAGCGCTACCGCGACCGCGCGGGCGTGCAGATCAGCACGGGCAACTTCTACCGCGAGCTCCAGCGGCTCATGTCGAGCGGCTTCGTGGGCTTCGCTGCGCGCGAGCCCGACGCCGACGCACGCCGCGCGCCGTACGAGATCCTCGACCAGGGACGCGATGCGCTCGTGCAGTGGATCGGCACGCCGGTCGCGCCCGCGGAGGCCGGCGAGGATCCGATCTCGTCGCGCGCGATGTTCCTCGACTGCGTGCCGCACGACGCCGCGCTCGCGCTGATCGACGACTGGAAGGACGCGCTCGAGACGACGCGCGCGGTCCTGCAACGCGAGCACGACGAAGCGTGTCGCAAGAGCGCGCAGAGCGAAGGCTTCACGATCCTGCCGCAGCTCCTCGCGCGACGTCTCGCGCACGTGACGAGCGATCTCGCCTTCCTCGATCAGGTGCGCGCCGTCGTCGACGAGTGGCACCAGCGAGGGGCCAGCGAGACGCGCGACGGTGGGACGTCGTCGGATCGCCGCGATCGGGGGGCACCTCGTCAAACAGCGGCGCGCGCCGGCGGCGGCTCGTCGCAGCAGCGCTGA
- a CDS encoding RecQ family ATP-dependent DNA helicase — translation MNDEATLALPDASAAGESWHDLGVVDVDADADAAAARDAAPHDAAGTGGEGSVAGNGPLATAERSDVPPASRTLAASEDDADAADLDADDDHEVAAADVDLADVLADDSDEHDDDEDEDDADAGEDDDTSEADGGDLAEIDLASVEHDDTDEDEEHDDHDDTPLGETVSTDAGGGLDPAVAAAARRLGIQRLYPEQERGIRETLAGRDVLIVMPTGFGKSACYQVPSMVLPKPVVLISPLLSLLKDQHEKLIKFGVPTVRIDGTVRGKARAEALERIARGGSLLVMTTPETLGSEEMYEVLSKSGISLAAIDEAHCISEWGFDFRPAYLRLGEVLRNFGAPPMLALTATATEKVRTDIVRFLGMRSPVIVASSPHRSNLAFEVLECREAARLRALARLAQRLRRPGIIYCSTTRDVDTVYTILAKLGIPVHRYHGKMAAGERSVQQEMFMKPGRRTVMVATSAFGLGIDKPDIRYVVHQQSPASLEQYVQEAGRAGRDGAKANCILLHDASDRAVHEALLSRSRLRPDQLYKLGSALAAWAAEGRTPTINALALSADLGERPTNALLATLEEANIVRIAEDLTVHPTVPPEEVEERTRSLAGQFANMRTQDARRLDSVDDYARSTECRAVYLRRYFGEDNGTPCGLCDICRGRPERPSTFWSPVASPKRMNKKRRRRGRGGQQQQKRRRGRGNRQGPQPQPMQARGGAPGGQQPQQRPQNAQGGGPQPQLDANGQPRRGRRRRRRGRRGRRGRPNPAAAPPSSPPPPPPAGGS, via the coding sequence GTGAACGACGAGGCGACGCTCGCCTTGCCCGATGCGTCGGCCGCAGGCGAATCCTGGCACGACCTCGGCGTGGTCGACGTCGACGCGGACGCCGACGCCGCCGCCGCGCGGGACGCGGCGCCGCATGACGCGGCTGGCACCGGCGGAGAAGGAAGCGTCGCCGGCAACGGCCCGCTCGCGACGGCGGAGCGCAGCGACGTCCCACCGGCGAGCCGAACGCTCGCGGCGTCCGAGGATGACGCCGATGCGGCGGACCTCGACGCGGACGACGACCACGAGGTCGCCGCCGCCGACGTCGACCTCGCCGACGTGCTCGCCGACGATTCCGACGAGCACGACGACGACGAGGACGAGGACGACGCGGACGCCGGCGAGGACGACGACACCTCCGAAGCCGACGGCGGCGACCTCGCCGAGATCGACCTCGCCTCGGTCGAGCACGACGACACGGACGAGGACGAAGAACACGACGACCACGACGACACGCCGCTCGGCGAGACCGTGTCGACCGACGCCGGCGGCGGTCTCGATCCCGCGGTCGCCGCCGCGGCGCGCCGCCTCGGCATCCAGCGCCTCTACCCCGAGCAGGAGCGCGGCATCCGCGAGACGCTCGCCGGACGCGACGTGCTCATCGTCATGCCCACCGGGTTCGGCAAGAGCGCCTGCTACCAGGTGCCGTCGATGGTGCTGCCGAAGCCGGTGGTGCTCATCTCGCCGCTCCTCTCGCTCCTCAAGGACCAGCACGAGAAGCTCATCAAGTTCGGCGTGCCGACGGTGCGCATCGACGGCACCGTGCGCGGCAAGGCGCGCGCCGAGGCGCTCGAGCGCATCGCGCGCGGCGGCTCGCTGCTGGTGATGACGACGCCCGAGACGCTCGGCTCCGAGGAGATGTACGAGGTGCTGTCGAAGTCCGGCATCTCGCTTGCCGCGATCGACGAGGCGCACTGCATCTCGGAGTGGGGCTTCGACTTCCGCCCGGCCTACCTGCGCCTCGGCGAGGTGCTGCGGAACTTCGGCGCGCCGCCGATGCTCGCGCTGACCGCGACCGCGACCGAGAAGGTGCGCACCGACATCGTGCGCTTCCTCGGCATGCGCTCGCCGGTGATCGTCGCGAGCTCGCCGCACCGCTCGAACCTCGCGTTCGAGGTGCTCGAGTGTCGCGAGGCGGCGCGTCTACGTGCGCTCGCGCGGCTCGCGCAGCGTCTGCGCCGACCGGGCATCATCTACTGCTCGACGACGCGCGACGTCGACACGGTCTACACGATCCTCGCGAAGCTCGGCATCCCGGTGCACCGCTACCACGGCAAGATGGCGGCGGGAGAGCGCTCGGTGCAGCAAGAGATGTTCATGAAGCCGGGGCGCCGCACCGTCATGGTGGCGACCAGCGCGTTCGGCCTCGGCATCGACAAGCCGGACATCCGCTACGTCGTGCACCAGCAGTCGCCGGCGTCGCTCGAGCAGTACGTCCAGGAGGCGGGACGCGCGGGACGCGACGGCGCGAAGGCGAACTGCATCCTGCTGCACGACGCGTCGGATCGCGCGGTGCACGAGGCGCTGCTGTCGCGCTCGCGACTGCGTCCGGACCAGCTCTACAAGCTCGGGAGCGCGCTCGCAGCGTGGGCGGCGGAAGGCCGCACGCCGACGATCAACGCGCTCGCGCTGTCGGCGGACCTCGGCGAGCGCCCGACCAACGCGCTGCTCGCGACGCTCGAGGAAGCGAACATCGTGCGCATCGCCGAGGACCTGACGGTGCACCCGACGGTGCCGCCCGAGGAGGTCGAGGAGCGCACCCGCAGCCTCGCCGGGCAGTTCGCCAACATGCGCACGCAGGACGCACGCCGTCTCGACTCGGTCGACGACTACGCGCGGAGCACCGAGTGCCGCGCGGTCTATCTGCGGCGCTACTTCGGCGAGGACAACGGCACGCCGTGCGGGCTGTGCGACATCTGCCGCGGTCGTCCGGAGCGTCCGTCGACCTTCTGGTCGCCGGTCGCGTCGCCGAAGCGCATGAACAAGAAGCGTCGGCGCCGTGGACGCGGTGGTCAGCAGCAGCAGAAGCGCCGGCGCGGACGCGGCAATCGCCAGGGACCGCAGCCGCAGCCGATGCAGGCGCGCGGCGGTGCGCCCGGCGGACAGCAGCCGCAGCAGCGTCCGCAGAACGCGCAGGGCGGCGGTCCGCAGCCACAGCTCGATGCCAACGGACAGCCGCGGCGTGGGCGCCGACGTCGGCGTCGCGGACGCCGCGGTCGTCGCGGACGGCCGAACCCGGCAGCCGCGCCGCCGTCGTCGCCGCCGCCACCGCCGCCGGCCGGCGGGAGCTGA
- a CDS encoding DUF2845 domain-containing protein codes for MRRSSSSGRVALAALMLACIVGAGDAWAGTLRCGNRLVREGDSIEEVHRRCGDPTFRTFSTELISFETASGLVVTKTVQVERWTYNRGPREFIRYLVFRDGRLARITEGDYGY; via the coding sequence GTGCGACGCTCGTCGAGCAGCGGTCGTGTCGCGCTGGCGGCGCTGATGCTGGCCTGCATCGTGGGCGCGGGGGACGCGTGGGCGGGGACGCTCCGCTGCGGAAACCGCCTCGTCCGCGAGGGCGATTCCATCGAGGAGGTGCACCGTCGCTGCGGCGATCCGACGTTCCGCACCTTCTCGACCGAGCTGATCTCGTTCGAGACCGCCTCGGGGCTCGTGGTCACCAAGACCGTGCAGGTCGAGCGCTGGACCTACAACCGCGGGCCGCGCGAGTTCATCCGCTACCTCGTGTTCCGCGACGGTCGCCTGGCGCGCATCACCGAAGGCGACTACGGCTACTGA
- a CDS encoding amidohydrolase family protein, whose translation MAEQLDLVIRGGTLIDGTGAPRRRGDLGIRAGRIVALGNVRGSATRTLDADGMIVAPGFIDIHTHYDAQVFWDRLLTISPWHGVTTVVLGNCGFGIAPTRPTHRELILRTLENVEGMSLDALIAGVGDDWPFETFPEFLDAIERRGTSINVGALIGHTPVRLYVMGEESTEREATPDEIARMRAIVREALDAGALGFATSQSPTHVGYAGRPVPSRAATLAEIETIASSLGEVGHGVVQATVGRGFFIDELAGIQRKTSRPVTWTALLAGMLGPDGHRWVLERTAKLQEEGVAVVPQVSCRPLMVEFQFAAPFPFESLRFFQPVSAADREGKKRIYADPEFRRTFREHGEGSVLAGRWKDTTIAEAPSEPALAERNLAEVAAERGVHPVDLALDLALASDLEARFRMAVANTDEAIVGELLRDPTVVLGLSDAGAHASQLCDASFSTHLLGHWVRDKGVLTLEEAIRLLTSRGADLLGLADRGRLAPGAVADVTVFDPETVGCTPLRRVRDLPAGADRLVSDAVGVRAVIVNGVVIREDGVDRVDAEGPLPGRLLRGGRPS comes from the coding sequence ATGGCGGAGCAGCTCGATCTCGTGATCCGCGGCGGGACGCTGATCGACGGTACCGGCGCCCCGAGGCGTCGCGGCGACCTCGGCATTCGCGCCGGACGCATCGTGGCGCTGGGCAACGTCCGCGGCAGCGCGACGCGCACGCTCGATGCGGACGGCATGATCGTCGCGCCGGGCTTCATCGACATCCACACGCACTACGACGCGCAGGTCTTCTGGGATCGCCTGCTCACCATCTCGCCCTGGCACGGCGTGACCACGGTGGTGCTCGGCAACTGCGGCTTCGGCATCGCTCCCACGCGGCCGACCCATCGCGAGCTGATCCTGCGCACGCTCGAGAACGTCGAGGGCATGTCGCTCGACGCGCTGATCGCGGGCGTCGGCGACGACTGGCCGTTCGAGACCTTCCCCGAGTTCCTCGACGCGATCGAGCGCCGCGGCACGTCGATCAACGTCGGCGCGCTGATCGGACACACGCCGGTGCGGCTCTACGTCATGGGCGAGGAGTCGACCGAGCGCGAGGCGACGCCGGACGAGATCGCACGCATGCGCGCGATCGTCCGCGAGGCGCTCGACGCGGGAGCGCTCGGCTTCGCGACCTCGCAGTCGCCGACGCACGTCGGCTACGCCGGACGTCCGGTGCCGTCGCGCGCCGCGACGCTCGCGGAGATCGAGACGATCGCGTCGAGCCTCGGCGAGGTCGGGCACGGCGTCGTCCAGGCGACCGTCGGGCGCGGCTTCTTCATCGACGAGCTCGCGGGCATCCAGCGCAAGACGTCGCGTCCCGTGACCTGGACGGCGCTGCTCGCCGGCATGCTCGGTCCCGACGGACACCGCTGGGTGCTCGAGCGCACCGCGAAGCTGCAGGAAGAAGGTGTCGCCGTCGTGCCGCAGGTGTCGTGCCGACCGCTGATGGTCGAGTTCCAGTTCGCGGCACCCTTCCCGTTCGAGAGCCTGCGCTTCTTCCAGCCGGTGTCGGCCGCCGACCGCGAGGGCAAGAAGCGGATCTACGCCGATCCCGAGTTCCGCCGCACCTTCCGCGAGCACGGCGAGGGCAGCGTGCTCGCGGGGCGCTGGAAGGACACGACGATCGCCGAGGCGCCGTCCGAGCCGGCGCTCGCGGAGCGCAACCTCGCCGAGGTCGCGGCGGAGCGCGGCGTCCATCCGGTCGATCTGGCGCTCGACCTCGCGCTCGCGTCCGATCTCGAAGCGCGCTTCCGCATGGCGGTCGCGAACACGGACGAGGCGATCGTCGGCGAGCTGCTACGCGATCCGACGGTCGTGCTCGGTCTCTCGGACGCGGGCGCGCACGCGAGCCAGCTCTGCGACGCGAGCTTCTCGACGCACCTCCTCGGCCACTGGGTCCGCGACAAGGGCGTGCTCACGCTCGAGGAGGCGATTCGGCTCTTGACGTCGCGCGGCGCGGATCTGCTCGGGCTCGCGGATCGCGGCCGGCTCGCGCCGGGTGCGGTCGCGGACGTCACGGTGTTCGACCCGGAGACCGTCGGCTGCACGCCGCTGCGGCGCGTGCGCGATCTGCCGGCCGGCGCCGATCGTCTGGTGTCCGACGCGGTCGGCGTGCGTGCGGTGATCGTCAACGGCGTCGTGATCCGCGAGGACGGCGTCGATCGCGTGGACGCGGAAGGTCCGCTGCCCGGTCGTCTGCTTCGCGGAGGGAGGCCATCGTGA